A genome region from Hippopotamus amphibius kiboko isolate mHipAmp2 chromosome 1, mHipAmp2.hap2, whole genome shotgun sequence includes the following:
- the LOC130830001 gene encoding serum amyloid P-component-like: MDKLLFWVSVLASLPEAFAQRDLSGQVFVFPRESSTDHVNLITKLEEPLQNFTLCFRAYSDLSRAYSLFSYNIQNKDNELLIFKDRTGEYSLYIGKSKVTARVTEAFPSPVHICTNWESSTGIAEFWVNGKPLVKKGLKRGYSVGANPRIVLGQEQDSYGGGFDKAQSFVGEIGDLYMWDSVLSPQEILFVYQGSSSLKPTILDWQALDYETKGYVVIKPLVWA; the protein is encoded by the exons ATGGACAAGCTGCTGTTTTGGGTCTCTGTCCTCGCCAGCCTCCCAGAAGCCTTTGCTCAGAGAG ACCTCAGTGGGCAAGTGTTTGTGTTCCCTAGAGAATCTTCTACTGACCATGTGAACCTGATCACGAAGCTGGAGGAACCTCTGCAGAACTTTACCTTGTGTTTTCGAGCTTATAGTGATCTCTCCCGTGCCTACAGCCTCTTCTCCTATAACATCCAGAACAAGGATAACGAGCTActaatttttaaagacagaacTGGAGAGTACAGTCTGTACATTGGAAAAAGCAAAGTTACTGCCAGAGTTACTGAGGCATTCCCCTCCCCAGTGCACATCTGTACCAACTGGGAGTCTTCCACAGGCATCGCCGAATTCTGGGTCAATGGGAAGCCGCTGGTGAAAAAGGGCCTGAAACGGGGTTATTCTGTGGGAGCTAACCCCAGGATTGTCCTGGGCCAGGAGCAGGATTCCTATGGAGGAGGATTTGATAAAGCCCAGTCCTTTGTGGGAGAGATTGGGGATTTGTACATGTGGGACTCCGTGCTGTCTCCACAAGAAATCCTGTTTGTATATCAGGGTTCCTCCTCCCTCAAGCCCACCATCCTGGACTGGCAGGCTCTGGACTATGAAACAAAAGGCTATGTTGTCATCAAGCCCCTGGTGTGGGCCTGA